AGCTCTGCTCGGAGCAGGACTACTCCTGCTTTTAATTTTCTACTTAGGTTTCTTGAGTATAAAAATAAAGTTTCCTAATGTCATTTTATTTATCCTGCTTGGCATAGGGCTGACAAAATTAATGGACGACAGCGAATTATTACATTTTGCAAGTGAAATAGGAATTGTCCTCTTATTTTTCCTCCTTGGACTTGAATTTAATATAAGCAGACTGGGTGGGATCGCTAAACGGATTCTTCCTGCTGGACTTCTTGATGTTGTCTTGAGCCTTGGCGTCACTACCGGAATTGCACTGTTATTCGGCTTGAGTTTATATTTAAGTTTTCTTATTGGCGGGATAGCTTATGCCACAAGCTCATCGATTACCGCAAAGCTGTTAGATGACCGAGGCAGGATGGCGAACAGAGAAACGGAGTTCATGCTTGCTATACTTATTTTCGAAGATCTTTTTGCACCGTTAATTGTTGCCATTCTTATTGGCATTCATTCGGGTGAAGAAGTTACGGGATACATGTTCCTTATCTTATTCGGAAAAATCGTCGGGCTTGCTTTGCTCGCTATTTTATTAGGAAAAACTTTGTTTAAACGCTTTGAATCCTTCCTTGACCGCATTGATGATGAAGAGTTTAAAATTGCATTACTCATCGGGATTGCTCTGGCTTATGGTGGACTAGCCTTATATCTCGGTCTTTCTGAAGTACTGGGGGCATTTTTGGCGGGCATGATGCTGGCGGAGGTAGGGAAAATTGAAAAGATAGACCAAACTGTTTTCCCAGTGAGGGATTTAATGCTTCCTTTGTTTTTTGTGTACTTCGGAACTACGATTAAGCTGGGGGATGGAGTACCTATGGCCTGGATGCTAGCAGTAGTCGTTCTCTGGTCAGTCATTTCTAAAGTATTAGTAGGAGTCTGGGGAGGTCCGATGTTTGGGCTGTCTAAGCGTGCTTCTCTTCGAGGTGGACTTTCCTTATGTGCCAGAGGCGAGTTCTCAGTCGTTATCGCAAGTGTCGCTACAGGAACGATGAAGGTATTCAGCGGATTATTTATTGTGGCAGCTGCTTTTATAGGCATGCTGCTCTTTGAACAAGCTTCCAACGTTACGAATAAGATCTACGGTAAACCTGAAAAAAAGAAGAAGCGGTTAAAAGTGCCAGGCAATTAAAAAACCCTTCTCACGTAGGAAGGGTTTTTAATTGAAATATTGTTTTTCCAGATCATGGACCTGTTTTAAAGCATGAGCGTTAAATTCAGTTTCCCGCCTTGTCAGCTTCTCTTTCAGCTTGGCGACTGATTCTTTTAAGGATTGTTGATAATCAGGGATTTCATCATGATAAGGGTGTACAGCTTCCTTCTGGACATTGGCTTTTTCGTGAAAACTCAATGCCTTTCTTTGATGAAAAAAAACTTCTTCTGTTTTTCCAGGATTATGTAAGTCGCCTTGCATCGGATGTTTATCGACCGCGAGTACTTTAACTAAATAATGGCGGTTTCGATCTTCCACAATTTCTCCTAGATAAATGCCTGATTTATAATGAGCCTTTACCTGGTCTCCCGGCTGAAGTGAATGGCTCATAGAATCACCTCCTACTATTAATTGTATCAGAGAAGATCAGCTTATAGAAATAAACAAGGGGTGCTTTTGCATGGGAATATTTGATATAATAAAAGCAGAAAGAAGGGTGTGATGCTTCTATGATGGAATTCTTGTACTTTCCGGAAGATAAGTCAGAATATATTCCAGCCATAATTTCCTTATTAATATTTGTGGTGGGGGCAGTGATCACGATGTATATCATTGTGAAAGCTTCCCGTAAACAAGAAAGAAAGTCAGACGAAAATTATCAGACACCTGCAAATCAGGAGCAGAAGAATTAGTTGGACCACGCTTTTAGTTCATATAAAGCGTGGTTTTTTGATGCCGTACGCTGCTGATAAATCTTAAGATATTGGGAAAACTACCGTAAGAAATCGCAGAACGGAGGCTTTCCATGAAAATACGTACGGCTGCTTTGATGTTCATTTTATTGGTAAGTGGTTGTAATGCAGATCAGCGTTCCCCTTTGGAGTCATCTTTTTATAATGGTGCTGGAGACAAAATAGGCACGGCTACTTTAAAAGAAATGCCAGAAGGAGTTCAGGTGAAAGTGAAGGTCGAGGGTTTAGATCCAGGGCCCCATGCGATCCATGTCCATGAGTTTTCAAAATGTAAAGGGCCGGATTTTATCAGTGCGGGCAACCATTTTAATCCTGACTCGAAGCAGCATGGGTTAATGAATGCCGAAGGCGCACATGCTGGAGATCTCCCTAATATCGAAGCGGATTCAAGTGGAATGGCCCAAGCAGAGCTTATGCTCAGCGATGCTACTTTAAAAGACAGTCAGAAGTCACTGCTTCGTAAAGAGGGAACTTCCCTGGTGATTCACAGTGGAGTCGATGATGGATTAACACAGCCCGCAGGAAATTCTGGAGAGAGAATCGCTTGTGCTAAGATTACATTAGATGCAGATCAGAATGAAACAAGCGATCCAACTGAACCTATGGAGAAACAAAAGAAAAGCAAATAACACCAGGAGAGGTCATTATCTTATGAAAACCCATGCAGATCTTAGGGAATTTCTTCCGCTTATTTTCATAAGAAATATAAAGAACTGGGAAAATAGTGTTTCAGACATAATAATATCCGAATGAAGGTGAACTTATTAGGATAAGATTTCACCATCATTCGGATTTTTCATGGCAGATGATCTTCAAATTTCAATGAGCTGAAGGCATGTCCTCTTCCCCAGAAAATCTTCCTCAGATTAAGGGGATGATGGTAGCATAGGAGATGCAGGTCTTAATCAAACTTCCTTTACCTGCGTACACTCCTCAGGAAGCAAAGACTACTTGTATGATGTGCCGTTCATGCTGAAGCATTCGCGCATTTTATACTGGTGAACACGAACCTTCGGTGGTTCCGGAATATCCCTGCCCATCAATGTTAGTCTCAAGAGGGAATGCTATTAATCATGGCCCAGCCTCTTCATTTATTCTATTTCTTTAACTGCATTGATTATCCGGTTCGTTCCTTCCACAATCAGGTCTTTAGGCGCAGCGATATTCAATCTCATAAATCCATTCCCTTCTTCACCGAAGGAGGCGCCGTCATTAAGACCAACTTTTGCATTTTTTTGCATGAATTTTTTGAGTTCTGCTTGTGTAAAACCAAGTTTTCGGCAGTCCATCCAAAGCAAGTAGGTTCCTTCAGCTGGTAGAATTCGAATGGATTTTGTTTCTTTTTCAAATCGTTCAGTTACATAGTCACGATGAGCTTCTAAAGTGTCGAGCAATTCCTCAAGCCAGTCATCTCCATCTTTATAAGCGGCTTCTAAAGCAGTAATTCCGAGTGTGTTTAACATGTGGATGCCCTGTTGTTTAAATTGGTTCATGACCGGTTCTCGCAAAGATTTATCCGGGGTAACTAAATAAGATACTTGAAGCCCTGCTAAATTAAACGTTTTAGTAGGAGAAAGACAAGTAATCGTCATCTTCTTCATTTCTTCGGAAAGTGAGGCGATTGGAATGTGTTTATTTGGTTTGAAAACAAGATCTGCATGGATCTCATCAGCGATAATTTTTACGTTATGTTTAACACAAATGTCACCCATCTTCATGAGTTCTTCTTTTGTCCAGACCCTGCCGACAGGATTATGAGGGTTGCATAGAATAAATACCTTCACTTCATGTTCAATAATCTTTTGTTCAAAGTCTTCAAAATCAATTCGGTATTGATCGTTCTCGAGCTTGAGCTGATTTTTTACAAGAGTTCGCTCGTGTTCGTTGACGACCGAATAAAACGGCGGATAAACAGGTGTTTGAATTAATATGGCGTCTGCTTTTTCAGTCAGTGCTTGAATAATCATATGCAAACTAGGAATAACTCCAGGGCTGTAGGAAATCCAATCTCCATCCACTTTCCAATCGTGTCGGCGTTCCAGCCAGCTTACGATATAATCCCTAAATAGATGATCGGCAACCGTGTAGCCGAATATTCCGTGGGAGACCCTTTCCTGCAAGGCCTCTGTAACAGCTTGTGGAGTTTTAAAATCCATATCTGCTACCCACATAGGAAGGACATCTTTGTCCTGGTAAAGTTCTTCAGCCATGTCCCACTTGACGGAGCGTGTGCCCCTGCGGGGAATTACTTCAGTAAATTGGCTCATCATGATCCCTCCAACATTATTCATTATCTCTTCTTATCATATCGAATCTTATGTTTGGTGAGAAATATGCTGTTTATGTTTTAAAAGCAAAAAAAAAGCAAAGCGATCGATCCGCTTTGCTCACACAGGGGGAATACGAGAAAGTCTTACAATACTAGTAATAACCCTTAATCTATATTTCTAAACCTATTAATTTATTTTTTTTCAGTTTCTAATCCATAAAGTAAATTCATAGCTTTTAAAACATCACGTTCAGAGAAATCCTTTGCTTTCTTTAAAATGAGTTTTGAGCGCTTAATTCCAATCGCAAAAATTAAATCTTCAAGCTCTTTGTCGATTTGATGATCCTCTTTCTCAAACTCCATTAATTCAGATGCAGGAATGTCCAACACGGTAGAAATCTTTAATATCGTATCGAGTTCAGGCTCCACTTCGTCTTTTTCATAGCTTTCGAGACGATGTACTCCGATCCTTGCCTTTAATGCAAGGTCTTCCAATGAAAAATTTTTCATAGTACGATATTTGCGAATATTCTCACCAATAGACATCTTCATTCCTCCTTCACTCTTTTCTAAATTATACCATGGGAAGAAGTTCACCATCTAAAAGGTTTTTGAATATTTAAGCACAATTCTTTACATTGTATGTGGATGCTTCATACTAAAGCACTTATTTTCTTTGAAAGCTTTGCTAATTCAATTGAACTGTGGTAAAATCATTAATTGCGTGAAATGAAGCGAATAATATATATCAGGAGTTGTATAGCATGTCAGATAAGTTTCAAGAAGGTCAAGTAATAGAAGGAAAAGTAACAGGAATTCAACCTTATGGAGCGTTTGTTGCCCTGGATGATCAAGTACAGGGTCTTGTCCATATTTCTGAAGTCACTCATGGGTTTGTTAAAGATATTAACGAACATCTAACAGAAGGCGATGAAGTAAAAGTTAAGATTCTTAACATTGACGAAGAGAGCAATAAATATTCTCTTTCCATCCGGGCGACTCAGGAAGCTCCAAAAAAAGAAAGCCGTCCTCGCAAACAGGCAGCACCAAAGCAGCAGGAAGAATCTGCGGCTGGGTTCAATACGTTGAAGGATAAGCTTGAAGACTGGATCAAACAATCAGATGATCGTGAGAAATATCGTAATTAGCAGGAAAAACCCGGCAGCTGCTGCCGGGTTTTTTTGTTTCAAAACTGTCAGGTTACTTTGTCGATTCTGCAGTCGCTTCATCATAATCAGCTGCAGGCGAAAAGTAAAGGGAAATTGCGATAAGTCCACTGATACCTACAAGTGTATAAATGACACGAGCGAAAGCTCCGCTTTGCTCTCCACCACCGAATAGCGCTGCAACAAGGTCATATTGGAATAAACCAATTAATCCCCAGTTGATGGCACCGATGATAATCAGCAATAGAGCTGTACGTTGAATCCAGTTCATGTTTTAACCCTCCTGTATTAGTAATAAATCACTCATAGCTTAAACTATAGTTAGAAAAATATACATGAGGCATTATTTTTGAGAACTGAAAGCATTTCCGAGATAATATTAAACGAAAGTCAGGAAATGAGAGGAGCAATAAGATGGATGCATTTACTTTTCAAAATCCGACAAAGTTAATCTTCGGTAAAAACCAAGTCGAAAAATTACAGGCAGAACTTCCTGAAAACACAAGCAAGGTGCTTTTAGTATACGGAGGGGGAAGTATAAAACGGAATGGTCTTTATGATCAGGTGATTAAACAGCTCCAGCAGGCAGAGGTCGAAGTAACTGAACTTGGAGGAGTAGAACCAAACCCAAGGTTAAGCACTGTAAGAGAAGGTGTGGACCTGTGTAAGCGTGAAAACATTGATTTTATTTTAGCAGTTGGCGGTGGAAGTGTAATTGATTGTTCAAAAACTATTGCTGCCGGTGCTAAATATGATGGTGATGCGTGGGATCTTGTTACGAAAAAAGCCACCCCTGATGGCGCTCTTCCCTTTGGTACTGTACTCACTCTGGCAGCTACAGGTTCTGAAATGAACGCAGGAGCTGTCATTACGAATTGGGAAACAAATGAAAAATACGGGTGGGGTTATGCCCCTTATACATTTCCTAAATTCTCCATACTTGATCCTCAAAACACAATAACGGTCCCGCGTGACCAAACTGTTTATGGGATCGTTGATATGATGAGTCATTTATTTGAACAATATTTTCACAACCCAACTGATTCCATCGTTCAAGATGAGATGGTTGAAGGTGTACTGCGTGCTGTGATTGATACCGCTCCTAAATTACTGGAAAACCTGGAGTCATATGAACACCGTGAAACGATCCTTTATGCTGGTACCATTGCATTAAACGGTATGCTTCAAATGGGCTACCGCGGGGATTGGGGAAGCCATAATATTGAACATGCCGTTTCTGCAGTGTACGATATCCCTCATGCTGGTGGCCTTGCTATTCTGTTTCCTAATTGGATGACGCATAACCTGGATGTGGATGAAAAACGTTTTGCACGAATGGCGGAAAAGGTCTTCCGCGTTAATAGGGAAGGAAAAACAGATCGACAAACAGCGGAAGAAGGTATTGCAGCCCTTCGTTCCTTCTGGTCATCAATTGGTGCTCCATCCGCGCTTTCAGATTACCAAATTGGTGAAGATAAGTTCGATTTGATTGTTGAGCGTTCCATGAACCGTGGAACATTTGGCAATTTTACTAAACTTGAAGGAACTGATGTTGAAAAAATTCTAGAAATGTCGAAATAACACTTTATTAGTAGAGATGCGGGGAAATCCCGCGTCTCTTTTTTAATTGTATCCGGTTACAATCTTCTGTTTTCTTGATTTGCTGACGAGGTTTCGATAAAGTGAAATTGGCTTACTTAAATTATTTACAAATGGAGGAGAATTAATGACACATATTCGTTTTGATTATGAAAAAGCTTTGCCATTCTTTGAAGAGCATGAACTGGAATATATGCAGGGTACAGTTTCCCTCGCGCACCAGGCATTGCATGAGGGAACGGGAGCGGGAAATGATTTTCTCGGCTGGCTCGACCTTCCTGAAAATTATGATAAAGAAGAGTTTACCCGCATAAAGCAAGCAGCTGAAAAAATCAAATCGGATTCCGAT
This Halobacillus salinarum DNA region includes the following protein-coding sequences:
- a CDS encoding cation:proton antiporter, whose protein sequence is MPTDIPALLGAGLLLLLIFYLGFLSIKIKFPNVILFILLGIGLTKLMDDSELLHFASEIGIVLLFFLLGLEFNISRLGGIAKRILPAGLLDVVLSLGVTTGIALLFGLSLYLSFLIGGIAYATSSSITAKLLDDRGRMANRETEFMLAILIFEDLFAPLIVAILIGIHSGEEVTGYMFLILFGKIVGLALLAILLGKTLFKRFESFLDRIDDEEFKIALLIGIALAYGGLALYLGLSEVLGAFLAGMMLAEVGKIEKIDQTVFPVRDLMLPLFFVYFGTTIKLGDGVPMAWMLAVVVLWSVISKVLVGVWGGPMFGLSKRASLRGGLSLCARGEFSVVIASVATGTMKVFSGLFIVAAAFIGMLLFEQASNVTNKIYGKPEKKKKRLKVPGN
- a CDS encoding helix-turn-helix domain-containing protein — encoded protein: MSIGENIRKYRTMKNFSLEDLALKARIGVHRLESYEKDEVEPELDTILKISTVLDIPASELMEFEKEDHQIDKELEDLIFAIGIKRSKLILKKAKDFSERDVLKAMNLLYGLETEKK
- a CDS encoding iron-containing alcohol dehydrogenase, which translates into the protein MDAFTFQNPTKLIFGKNQVEKLQAELPENTSKVLLVYGGGSIKRNGLYDQVIKQLQQAEVEVTELGGVEPNPRLSTVREGVDLCKRENIDFILAVGGGSVIDCSKTIAAGAKYDGDAWDLVTKKATPDGALPFGTVLTLAATGSEMNAGAVITNWETNEKYGWGYAPYTFPKFSILDPQNTITVPRDQTVYGIVDMMSHLFEQYFHNPTDSIVQDEMVEGVLRAVIDTAPKLLENLESYEHRETILYAGTIALNGMLQMGYRGDWGSHNIEHAVSAVYDIPHAGGLAILFPNWMTHNLDVDEKRFARMAEKVFRVNREGKTDRQTAEEGIAALRSFWSSIGAPSALSDYQIGEDKFDLIVERSMNRGTFGNFTKLEGTDVEKILEMSK
- a CDS encoding MalY/PatB family protein; this translates as MNNVGGIMMSQFTEVIPRRGTRSVKWDMAEELYQDKDVLPMWVADMDFKTPQAVTEALQERVSHGIFGYTVADHLFRDYIVSWLERRHDWKVDGDWISYSPGVIPSLHMIIQALTEKADAILIQTPVYPPFYSVVNEHERTLVKNQLKLENDQYRIDFEDFEQKIIEHEVKVFILCNPHNPVGRVWTKEELMKMGDICVKHNVKIIADEIHADLVFKPNKHIPIASLSEEMKKMTITCLSPTKTFNLAGLQVSYLVTPDKSLREPVMNQFKQQGIHMLNTLGITALEAAYKDGDDWLEELLDTLEAHRDYVTERFEKETKSIRILPAEGTYLLWMDCRKLGFTQAELKKFMQKNAKVGLNDGASFGEEGNGFMRLNIAAPKDLIVEGTNRIINAVKEIE
- a CDS encoding kinase-associated lipoprotein B — protein: MSHSLQPGDQVKAHYKSGIYLGEIVEDRNRHYLVKVLAVDKHPMQGDLHNPGKTEEVFFHQRKALSFHEKANVQKEAVHPYHDEIPDYQQSLKESVAKLKEKLTRRETEFNAHALKQVHDLEKQYFN
- a CDS encoding DUF378 domain-containing protein, coding for MNWIQRTALLLIIIGAINWGLIGLFQYDLVAALFGGGEQSGAFARVIYTLVGISGLIAISLYFSPAADYDEATAESTK
- the yugI gene encoding S1 domain-containing post-transcriptional regulator GSP13, which encodes MSDKFQEGQVIEGKVTGIQPYGAFVALDDQVQGLVHISEVTHGFVKDINEHLTEGDEVKVKILNIDEESNKYSLSIRATQEAPKKESRPRKQAAPKQQEESAAGFNTLKDKLEDWIKQSDDREKYRN
- a CDS encoding superoxide dismutase family protein; amino-acid sequence: MKIRTAALMFILLVSGCNADQRSPLESSFYNGAGDKIGTATLKEMPEGVQVKVKVEGLDPGPHAIHVHEFSKCKGPDFISAGNHFNPDSKQHGLMNAEGAHAGDLPNIEADSSGMAQAELMLSDATLKDSQKSLLRKEGTSLVIHSGVDDGLTQPAGNSGERIACAKITLDADQNETSDPTEPMEKQKKSK